A stretch of the Lineus longissimus chromosome 10, tnLinLong1.2, whole genome shotgun sequence genome encodes the following:
- the LOC135494397 gene encoding uncharacterized protein LOC135494397: MCPICLSILIEPVSLPCKHVLCMPCFRSNIEESSMCCPMCRVRIATWSRQASRKKCLVDEKRWQQIKTLFPDHVQKRLDGTDDTDEDLRASSRASSCLRLAEPGEIRKEYEKELKKVAEEEEARKQAELEASETLVRKLQEEELRKVNKWQNEKANAEQTDEELARQLEEALRKEVVSPPGVRTTRHRPPTLLDKFVSRSRRPSSCDTSPQVQSAKPALRPSSASLFFPCSKSRTKPKSQIRQEKCATAGTSDAGHFLETSSSNVVVDSQQPSTSAAYSDMQKPPGSGGLGETCLPGRNVVKSSAKMSSENFVTAPNVFEYLQGVVPIEKSMESDTGLINVEGKLCIAGDKEKLLGRQPAKSFGSGASRLDLQKTCANLAEHIFKSSAVFPGEDFQNLYPHLTSPPSNRSSSLYSPLLIDESKVKELDSPVPDVMLSSCANMSEVSATKSPSVREVIVLSSDSEMSRESSVVPIMSIPVINITDSSENNTPVPSSSGAGASGDASTKHSLRSLSVTVERLPTPSFALLHQSSEDEPCTSSQEKRKRSMSVESSDSISHELVHFKPIQICPRTPPKRLPNGKAIKPPFVVCTPLNLKKRLCQSPPLHSIPQASMELSPVIKRQLQTLAAERLQQVQVHSKGIETDGDLVPHPLSPSQPRTSLSNCKPPEPALTQASKKLNFDGSGDSSVGVNRRHFAQIADFIEQNRMESFTLPEDFNVVNTTCITKNHQADSVKNEPLVVQAEKMATNNFEVPKCVENSVESVKKSPARVYSMRRNKKRVRNSQECSAESVKKKSLGQDSPGTPSGIRTIEDWIRSSQERQKSDLKNMIDTELSTTCTPPKKRLRTRGANYYNADTNDRLCTENNRKTDLKIRGSHGDTVQYGNGEKVTTGKLKKVKQSKSQTNLEFAREQRLKSDCDSDCSSIGERVAKNRKCRKTRSNVAKEKKKRKFSEFEQASDEMFGKKSGDSGAADLADEDVDLETMDRRLALKLQEQFNFEAKSQVSMYRLRGSSEEYSFRRRARSSATINSQAS; the protein is encoded by the exons ATGTGCCCTATATGCCTAAGCATTCTTATTGAACCAGTCTCCCTACCCTGCAAACATGTACTTTGTATGCCCTGTTTCCGTTCAAATATCGAGGAATCGAGTATGTGTTGTCCGATGTGTCGAGTTCGGATCGCAACTTGGAGTAGACAAGCTTCACGCAAAAAATGCCTTGTCGACGAAAAGCGGTGGCAGCAAATCAAAACTCTGTTTCCAGACCATGTACAGAAGCGTTTAGATGGAACTGATGATACTGATGAAGATCTAAGAG CATCCAGTAGAGCCAGTAGTTGCCTTAGGTTAGCCGAGCCGGGAGAGATCAGGAAAGAATATGAAAAGGAACTGAAAAAG GttgccgaagaagaagaagcgagAAAACAAGCCGAGCTTGAGGCTAGTGAAACACTGGTACGTAAACTGCAGGAAGAAGAACTACGGAAGGTGAACAAGTGGCAGAATGAAAAAGCAAATGCTGAGCAGACGGATGAAGAGTTGGCTAGGCAGCTGGAGGAGGCACTCAGAAAG gaAGTTGTTTCACCTCCTGGAGTCCGTACAACTCGCCATCGACCGCCTACACTTCTAGATAAATTCGTCAGTCGAAGCAGGAGACCATCCAGCTGTGATACGAGCCCTCAAGTACAAAGTGCCAAACCTGCCCTAAGGCCTAGTAGTGCCAGCCTCTTCTTTCCTTGCTCAAAATCTCGAACTAAACCTAAGAGTCAGATTCGCCAGGAGAAATGTGCCACTGCTGGCACCAGTGATGCAGGACATTTTTTAGAGACTTCTTCCAGTAATGTTGTTGTAGACTCTCAGCAGCCAAGTACTAGTGCAGCCTATAGCGATATGCAAAAACCACCCGGTTCTGGCGGACTTGGGGAAACCTGCCTGCCAGGTAGGAATGTTGTTAAATCGAGTGCCAAAATGTCCAGTGAAAATTTTGTGACCGCTCCAAATGTGTTTGAATACCTGCAAGGTGTCGTGCCCATTGAAAAAAGTATGGAGTCTGACACTGGTTTAATCAATGTTGAAGGCAAACTATGCATTGCTGGCGACAAAGAAAAACTCTTGGGAAGGCAACCAGCCAAGTCGTTTGGTTCTGGTGCATCTCGGTTAGATCTCCAAAAGACCTGTGCTAATCTAGCTGAACACATTTTCAAGTCAAGTGCTGTCTTTCCTGGCGAAGACTTCCAGAACCTCTATCCACATCTGACCAGCCCGCCTTCAAATCGGTCATCCTCGCTGTACAGTCCGCTGTTGATTGATGAGAGTAAAGTCAAGGAGCTGGACTCGCCAGTTCCCGATGTGATGTTGTCATCATGTGCTAACATGTCTGAAGTATCCGCTACAAAATCGCCGAGCGTTCGTGAAGTGATAGTTCTGAGTTCTGATTCAGAGATGAGTCGAGAGAGTTCCGTTGTTCCCATCATGTCGATACCTGTCATtaacatcactgacagtagtgAAAATAATACTCCAGTTCCGTCAAGTTCTGGGGCTGGTGCCTCTGGGGATGCAAGCACGAAACATTCCCTGCGTTCTTTGAGTGTAACAGTAGAAAGACTTCCCACCCCTTCTTTTGCCCTCCTGCACCAGTCATCCGAAGATGAACCTTGTACGAGTTCCCAGGAAAAACGAAAACGTAGCATGAGCGTCGAAAGTAGCGACAGTATTTCACACGAGTTGGTTCATTTTAAACCGATTCAAATTTGCCCACGGACTCCTCCAAAACGGCTTCCAAACGGTAAAGCAATCAAACCTCCATTTGTTGTTTGTACGCCGCTGAACTTGAAGAAACGATTGTGCCAGTCTCCACCTTTACACTCAATACCTCAGGCGTCGATGGAATTGAGTCCTGTCATCAAGCGCCAGTTGCAAACTTTAGCTGCTGAACGTCTCCAACAAGTTCAGGTCCATTCTAAAGGTATTGAGACTGACGGTGATCTAGTCCCACATCCCTTGAGCCCGTCCCAACCCAGGACGAGTCTGTCGAATTGTAAACCACCAGAGCCTGCGCTCACGCAAGCTTCTAAGAAACTGAACTTTGATGGCAGCGGTGACAGTAGTGTTGGTGTCAATAGACGACATTTTGCACAAATAGCTGATTTTATTGAGCAAAATCGCATGGAAAGCTTTACACTACCTGAGGACTTTAATGTTGTGAATACCACATGTATAACCAAAAATCATCAAGCGGACAGTGTTAAAAATGAACCTCTAGTTGTGCAGGCAGAAAAGATGGCGACGAATAACTTTGAGGTGCCGAAATGTGTTGAAAATTCTGTAGAGAGTGTGAAGAAAAGTCCCGCTCGAGTTTATAGTATGCGTCGAAATAAAAAACGGGTGAGGAATTCTCAGGAGTGTTCTGCGGAGAGTGTGAAAAAGAAGAGTCTCGGCCAAGATTCTCCAGGAACGCCCTCTGGCATTCGCACGATTGAGGACTGGATTCGAAGTTCGCAAGAGAGACAGAAGAGTGATCTGAAGAATATGATCGATACGGAACTGAGTACGACTTGTACGCCACCTAAGAAGCGTTTGCGTACTCGAGGTGCCAATTATTATAATGCAGACACAAATGATCGTTTGTGTACGGAAAATAATAGAAAAACTGACTTGAAAATTAGGGGGTCACATGGCGATACCGTCCAATATGGAAATGGGGAGAAAGTCACAACTGGTAAATTAAAGAAAGTAAAACAGTCTAAAAGTCAGACAAATTTAGAGTTTGCTCGCGAGCAACGACTCAAATCTGATTGCGATTCTGATTGCAGTTCTATCGGAGAGCGGGTGGCTAAAAATAGGAAATGTAGAAAGACTCGTAGTAATGTTGCAAAGGAGAAGAAAAAGCGGAAGTTCTCCGAGTTTGAACAAGCGTCTGATGAGATGTTTGGCAAGAAGTCGGGTGATTCTGGCGCGGCTGATTTAGCGGATGAAGACGTCGATTTGGAAACAATGGACCGACGCTTGGCGTTAAAACTTCAGGAGCAGTTCAACTTCGAGGCCAAGAGCCAGGTTTCGATGTACCGGTTGCGAGGGAGTAGCGAGGAGTATTCATTCCGTCGTAGAGCAAGGAGTTCGGCAACGATAAATAGCCAGGCTTCGTAG